The window GAATCGATAGTAAAAGAAATAAAATAAAAAAATAATTAAAAAATAACCACTAAATAAGTATAAAATTAATCGTTAAAAACTCGGGAAAAGTTTGACACTAATTATTATTTGTGCTATAATCTCCTTGAAAATTAAGTTGAGCTTAACAGGGCTTAAACGAAAAATATAAATGGAATATATATTATTTATAATCCACTCAGGAGGAAAAAGATGGAAAACTTACAATCTTACTGGTCAGATTTCAAAGGAAACTTATGGAAGAAAGAAATCAATGTTAGAGATTTTATTCAGAACAACTACACACCATACACTGGGGATGAGTCATTCTTAGTTGGAGCTACTGAAAATACAAAAGCTGTTTGGTCAAAGTTAACAGAAATGTTCAAAGAAGAGATTGCAAGAGGTGTTTATGATGCAGAAACTAGAACTCCTCAATCAATAACTACTTATGGACCTGGATACATTTCAAAGGATAACGAGTCAATCGTAGGACTACAAACAGATGCACCATTAAAGAGAGGAATCTATCCAAAAGGTGGATTAAGAATGGTTGAGAACTCTTTAAATGCATATGGATATGAAATTGATCCAATAACAAAAGAGATTTTTACAAAATATAGAAAAACTCATAACGAAGGAGTTTTCTCAGCATATACAGATGATATGAAAGCTGTAAGAAAATCAGGAATCGTAACTGGATTACCAGATGCTTACGGAAGAGGAAGAATAATCGGAGACTACAGAAGAGTAGCTCTATATGGAGTAGACAGATTAATCGAAGAGAGAAAATTTGAATTAAAGAAAGCTGAAGCTCCAGAATTAACTGAAGAGATTATCAGAAAAAGAGAAGAGATTACTGAGCAAATCAATGCATTAAAAGCATTTGTTAAAATGTGTGCTTCTTATGGATTTGACGTAACTAAGCCAGCTTCAAACGCTAGAGAAGCTGTACAATGGGTATACTTTGCATACTTAGCAGCTACAAAAGATCAAGATGGAGCAGCAATGTCAGTTGGAAGAACTGCAACATTCTTAGATATATATATTGAGAAAGATTTAGCAAAAGGATTAATTACAGAGAGCGAAGCTCAAGATTTAATCGACCAATTTATCATAAAATTAAGAATTATCAGATTCTTAAGAACTCCAGAGTACAATGATTTATTCTCAGGAGATCCAACTTGGGTAACTGAAGCTTTAGGAGGAGAAGGAGTAGATGGAAGAACATTAGTTTCTAAAACAGCGTTCAGATACTTAAATACTCTTTATAACTTAGGACCAGCTCCAGAACCAAACTTAACAGTATTATGGTCACAAAAATCTCCAGCAAACTGGAAAAACTTCTGTGCTAAAGTTTCAATAGATACATCAGCTATTCAATATGAAAATGATGATTTAATGAGACCTGAGTTAGGAGACGATTACGGAATCGCATGTTGTGTATCTCCAATGAAAATAGGAAAACAAATGCAATTCTTCGGAGCTAGAGTAAACTTACCAAAAGCTTTATTATATGCTATTAACGGAGGAAGAGACGAGAAGTCAGGAGCACAAGTTGCACCTAAATTCGAAGGAATCACTTCTGAGTACTTAGATTTCAATGAAGTAATGGAAAAGTATGACTTAGTATTAAAATGGTTAGCAGGAGTATATATCAATGCTCTAAAAGTTATCCACTATATGCACGATAAATATTCTTACGAAGCATTTGAAATGGCTCTTCATGATGTAGAAGTTTTAAGAACTCAAGCATCAGGAATTGCAGGATTATCAATCGTTGCTGACTCATTAGCAGCTATTAGAGATGCAAAAGTAAGAGTAATCAGAGATGAGAGAGGAATCGCTGTTGACTTCGTAAGAGAAGGAGAATACGTAGCATTCGGAAACAACGATGATAATACAGATAAGTTAGCAGTTGAAATAATGGAGAAATTCATGAACTACATCAGAACTCATGAAACTTACAGAAATTCAAAAGCTACACAATCAATCTTAACAATAACTTCAAACGTAGTTTATGGAAAGAAAACAGGAACTACTCCTTGTGGAAGACAAGCAGGAACTCCATTCTCTCCAGGAGCTAACCCAATGAACGGAAGAGATACTAGAGGAGCTGTAGCAGCACTTGCTTCAGTAGCTAAGTTACCATTCCACCATGCAGAGGATGGAATTTCTTACACATTCGCTATAACTCCAGGAGCTTTAGGAAAATCTAGAGAAGAGAGAGTAGCTAACTTAGTAGGATTAATGGATGGATACTTCACAGCTGATGGAGGACAACACTTAAATGTTAACGTATTTGATAGAGCGTTATTAGAGGATGCAATGGCAAATCCTGAGAAGTACCCTCAATTAACAATTAGAGTATCTGGATATGCAGTTAACTTTGTAAGATTAACAAAAGAGCAACAATTAGACGTTATTTCAAGAACAATTAACGGAAATATGTAATAATAAAAAAGGATGTGCTAAGAAATGAAAAAGGGATTTATTCACTCACACGAGAGTTTTGGAACTGTAGATGGACCAGGTATTAGATATGTAGTGTTTACTCAAGGATGTCCTTTAAGATGTAAATACTGTCACAATTGTGATACTTGGAAAAGAGAGGATGCAAAATTCTTGGAAACTCCTGAACAAACTTTCTTAGAGATCTGTAGATATAAAAACTTTATAAAAACAGGTGGAGTTACGGTGACAGGTGGAGATCCGTTAACTCAACCTGAGTATGTAAAGGAGCTATTGAGACTTTGTAAACAGGAAGGTATACATACAGCAATTGATACTTCAGGGTATTTATTTAATGATAAAGTTAAAGAAGCTTTAGAGTATGCAGATCTTGTTCTGTTAGATATAAAATCAATAGATCCAGTACAATACAAAGAATTGACTGGTGTTGAATTAGAGCCAACACTTCAATTTGCAAAGTATTTAAAGGAGATTGGGAAGCCAATGTGGGTAAGACACGTTGTTGTACCAGGAATTACTGATAATGATGAATTATTAGGAAAGTTAGCTGATTACTTGAAAGATTTTGATAATCTTGAAAAAGTAGAAGTTTTACCATATCACTCTTTAGGAGAGTACAAATGGCAAAAGATGGGGCTAGATTATCCTTTAAAAGGAGTTGAACAGCTTTCAGCTGAGAGATTTGAAAATGCAAAAAACATATTTAAAAGTAGAGGTTTATCAGTTAAATAGTAAAGTTTTGACTACCTTAGAACAAAAAAGTTCTGAGGTAGTTTTTTATATATTTTAGTAAAAAATATGGTATAATTAAATAAAAAATTAAGGAGAATACAATGATAATATTAGGAATAGAAACATCTTGTGATGAAACATCTATAGCTGTTTTGAAAGATGGGAAAGAAGTTTTATCTAATAACATATCTTCTCAAATAGATATACATAAGGAGTATGGAGGCGTAGTACCAGAAATAGCTTCGAGACAACATATAAAAAATATTGCAACAATATTAGAAGAGAGTTTAGAAGAAGCAAAGATAACTATGAATGATGTAGACTACATCGCTGTAACATATGCTCCTGGATTAATAGGAGCTCTATTGGTTGGAATATCTTTTGCTAAAGGCTTAGCATATGGTCATGATATACCCTTAATACCTGTTCATCACATAAAGGCACATATATATGGAAATTTTATAGAACATGATATTGAGCTTCCATGTATAGCCTTAGTTGTATCAGGAGGACATACCAATATTGTTCATATAGATGAAGATCATAACTTTGTAAATTTAGGCTCAACATTAGATGATGCTGTTGGAGAAAGCTATGATAAAGTAGCAAGAGTTATGGGAATTGGTTACCCAGGTGGTCCAATAGTTGATAAATTATATTATAAAGGAAATAAGAATGCTTTAAAGATACCTGAACCTAAAGTTGAGGGATATGATTTTAGTTTTTCAGGGATTAAGACATCGGTTATAAATGCTGTAAATAAAGCTAGAATGAAAGGTGAGGATTTTAAACCAGAGGATTTATCGGCATCATTTCAAGATAAAGTAGTTGATATTTTATGTAAAAAAACATTGAAAGCAGTTCAGGATAAAAAAGTTAAACAGATTATAATAGCTGGAGGAGTTGCTGCAAACTCTTTATTGAGAAGTGAATTAACAAAGCGAGCGAATGAAATAGGAGTAAAAGTAAATTATCCTTCAATATTATACTGTACAGATAACGCGGCTATGATAGCTGAAGCAGCATATTATAAGTTGAAGTACGGAAAAGAACCGATATTTGCTGATTTAACATTGAATGGAAAAGCAACATTAGACATAATGAAAGACTAAAAAATACCCCAAATTTTGGGGTATTTTAAATTTTATGATATAATTTAATGTGGAAGAGTATTCAATAGTTGATTAAAGATCAAGGGTATTTTACATTGAAAAACTATTGAAAATATGGTAAAATTTTTGGATAACAAAATGTTATTTTGGAGGTAAAATGAAGATATATATTGCTCCTTTAGCAGGAGTTACAGATTATACATTTAGAGGAATTTTAGATGA of the Cetobacterium sp. NK01 genome contains:
- the pflB gene encoding formate C-acetyltransferase is translated as MENLQSYWSDFKGNLWKKEINVRDFIQNNYTPYTGDESFLVGATENTKAVWSKLTEMFKEEIARGVYDAETRTPQSITTYGPGYISKDNESIVGLQTDAPLKRGIYPKGGLRMVENSLNAYGYEIDPITKEIFTKYRKTHNEGVFSAYTDDMKAVRKSGIVTGLPDAYGRGRIIGDYRRVALYGVDRLIEERKFELKKAEAPELTEEIIRKREEITEQINALKAFVKMCASYGFDVTKPASNAREAVQWVYFAYLAATKDQDGAAMSVGRTATFLDIYIEKDLAKGLITESEAQDLIDQFIIKLRIIRFLRTPEYNDLFSGDPTWVTEALGGEGVDGRTLVSKTAFRYLNTLYNLGPAPEPNLTVLWSQKSPANWKNFCAKVSIDTSAIQYENDDLMRPELGDDYGIACCVSPMKIGKQMQFFGARVNLPKALLYAINGGRDEKSGAQVAPKFEGITSEYLDFNEVMEKYDLVLKWLAGVYINALKVIHYMHDKYSYEAFEMALHDVEVLRTQASGIAGLSIVADSLAAIRDAKVRVIRDERGIAVDFVREGEYVAFGNNDDNTDKLAVEIMEKFMNYIRTHETYRNSKATQSILTITSNVVYGKKTGTTPCGRQAGTPFSPGANPMNGRDTRGAVAALASVAKLPFHHAEDGISYTFAITPGALGKSREERVANLVGLMDGYFTADGGQHLNVNVFDRALLEDAMANPEKYPQLTIRVSGYAVNFVRLTKEQQLDVISRTINGNM
- the pflA gene encoding pyruvate formate-lyase-activating protein; this translates as MKKGFIHSHESFGTVDGPGIRYVVFTQGCPLRCKYCHNCDTWKREDAKFLETPEQTFLEICRYKNFIKTGGVTVTGGDPLTQPEYVKELLRLCKQEGIHTAIDTSGYLFNDKVKEALEYADLVLLDIKSIDPVQYKELTGVELEPTLQFAKYLKEIGKPMWVRHVVVPGITDNDELLGKLADYLKDFDNLEKVEVLPYHSLGEYKWQKMGLDYPLKGVEQLSAERFENAKNIFKSRGLSVK
- the tsaD gene encoding tRNA (adenosine(37)-N6)-threonylcarbamoyltransferase complex transferase subunit TsaD translates to MIILGIETSCDETSIAVLKDGKEVLSNNISSQIDIHKEYGGVVPEIASRQHIKNIATILEESLEEAKITMNDVDYIAVTYAPGLIGALLVGISFAKGLAYGHDIPLIPVHHIKAHIYGNFIEHDIELPCIALVVSGGHTNIVHIDEDHNFVNLGSTLDDAVGESYDKVARVMGIGYPGGPIVDKLYYKGNKNALKIPEPKVEGYDFSFSGIKTSVINAVNKARMKGEDFKPEDLSASFQDKVVDILCKKTLKAVQDKKVKQIIIAGGVAANSLLRSELTKRANEIGVKVNYPSILYCTDNAAMIAEAAYYKLKYGKEPIFADLTLNGKATLDIMKD